One Cellulomonas soli DNA window includes the following coding sequences:
- a CDS encoding nuclear transport factor 2 family protein, with the protein MSATLQDAIRARFERGFSEWNKGYESWLQWCDELYEPDAHYNVYATRLTLQQYKDMMGQLFAAYEIELGEFHNILIQDNWGAIRYTVYITDKATGEQIEQKTMEFVHFKDNHAPIGARVVEGWALSDRPLTEH; encoded by the coding sequence ATGAGCGCAACCTTGCAGGACGCAATCCGTGCCCGGTTCGAACGGGGCTTCAGCGAGTGGAACAAGGGATACGAGTCCTGGCTGCAGTGGTGCGACGAGCTGTACGAGCCGGATGCGCACTACAATGTCTACGCCACCCGGCTGACGCTCCAGCAATACAAGGACATGATGGGGCAGCTCTTCGCAGCCTACGAGATCGAGCTCGGCGAGTTCCACAACATCCTCATCCAGGACAACTGGGGCGCGATCCGCTACACCGTCTACATCACGGACAAGGCCACGGGTGAGCAGATCGAGCAGAAGACGATGGAGTTCGTTCACTTCAAGGACAACCACGCTCCGATTGGCGCCCGCGTCGTAGAGGGCTGGGCTCTCTCCGACAGGCCCCTCACCGAGCACTGA
- a CDS encoding ISL3 family transposase: MFDVPGVHVHEPGRVVVTVETDQVLAGCPACGVVAVGHGRREHLLADAPLFGCPVQVRWRKRIWRCPDAGCPVATFSEVHDLAAPRTKLTRRAVSWATDALVMDDTTVAALARHLGVDWHTCWDAIEIEAIRRLADPGRLAGVATLGVDEHIWKPSHHGGDRAVTSMVDLTRDQDGRTRARLLDVVPGRSGTAYARWLKQQGEGFTASVEHAALDPFRGYANAIRDELPDAVAVRDAFHVVKFGTQVLDEVRRRVQQDTRGHRDDPLYKIRGLLRHGTEHLTPRQAARLETGLQGGDPGFEVTVAWHCYQQLRAIYHAPSPAEGHRRATRVIDSFATCPVGEVARLGRTLRAWRAQVLAHFATGGVSNGGTEAIDLLIEKTRRLAHGFRTFAHYRIRILLAASGARSVTPNHA, from the coding sequence ATGTTCGACGTTCCTGGCGTGCACGTCCACGAGCCCGGCCGCGTAGTCGTGACGGTCGAGACCGACCAGGTGCTGGCCGGCTGCCCGGCGTGTGGGGTCGTCGCTGTCGGTCACGGCCGGCGCGAGCATCTCCTCGCGGACGCGCCGTTGTTCGGCTGCCCGGTGCAGGTGCGCTGGCGCAAGCGGATCTGGCGATGTCCCGACGCCGGGTGCCCGGTCGCGACGTTCTCCGAGGTCCACGACCTGGCCGCGCCGCGCACCAAGCTCACCCGTCGGGCGGTCTCCTGGGCGACCGACGCACTGGTCATGGACGACACCACCGTCGCCGCCCTGGCCCGCCACCTGGGGGTGGACTGGCATACCTGCTGGGACGCGATCGAGATTGAAGCGATCCGCCGGTTGGCCGACCCGGGACGGTTGGCCGGCGTCGCGACCCTGGGGGTCGACGAGCACATCTGGAAGCCGTCCCACCACGGTGGAGACCGGGCGGTGACCTCGATGGTCGACCTGACCCGTGACCAGGACGGACGCACCCGGGCGCGGCTGCTGGACGTGGTGCCCGGCCGGTCCGGGACTGCCTACGCGCGCTGGCTCAAGCAGCAAGGCGAGGGGTTCACCGCGAGCGTCGAGCACGCCGCCCTGGACCCGTTCCGTGGATACGCGAACGCGATCCGCGACGAGCTGCCCGACGCGGTTGCGGTGCGCGACGCGTTCCACGTCGTCAAGTTCGGAACCCAGGTCCTGGACGAGGTCCGTCGCCGCGTCCAGCAAGACACCCGCGGGCACCGCGACGACCCGCTCTACAAGATCCGCGGCCTGCTGCGCCACGGAACCGAACACCTCACACCCCGCCAGGCCGCCCGCCTCGAGACCGGTCTGCAGGGCGGCGATCCCGGCTTCGAGGTCACCGTTGCGTGGCACTGCTACCAGCAGCTGCGCGCGATCTACCACGCGCCCTCACCGGCCGAGGGGCATCGCCGGGCGACCCGCGTGATCGACTCATTCGCGACCTGCCCGGTCGGCGAGGTCGCCCGCCTCGGACGAACGCTGCGAGCCTGGCGGGCACAGGTCCTGGCCCACTTCGCCACCGGCGGGGTCTCCAACGGCGGCACTGAGGCGATCGACCTGCTCATCGAGAAGACCCGCCGCCTCGCTCACGGCTTCCGCACCTTCGCGCACTACCGAATCCGCATCCTGCTCGCCGCCTCCGGCGCCCGATCAGTCACACCGAACCACGCTTGA
- a CDS encoding family 1 glycosylhydrolase: MTTFPTSFLWGASTAPHQIEGNNINSDWWARESAMPGMEPSGDALDSYHRFREDMQLIADAGLNAYRFGIEWARIEPVPGRFSNAELAHYRRMIDTAVELGLAPVVTLSHFSTPRWFAEEGGWGAPTAVARFAAFVDRATSVLDGVEWVVTINEPNMAAMMTMLQQAARAGQLSQWQSPTIDGTAERERIAANLPVPDLASARPFIEAHHAVRDLVRKRTGARVGWSVANGALTATPGNEDKLVEVRHLWEDVYLDASRGDDFIGVQSYTSQQVDENGLVPHPEHPDNTQTGAAYRPDALGIAVRHAADVTRLPVLVTENGIATADDTRRIAYTADALRGLAGAIADGVDVRGYLHWSLLDNYEWGHWRPTFGLVAADRETFVRTPKPSLAWLGRVAVSAGADLA, from the coding sequence GTGACGACCTTCCCCACCTCGTTCCTGTGGGGGGCCTCGACGGCGCCCCACCAGATCGAGGGCAACAACATCAACAGCGACTGGTGGGCGCGCGAGTCGGCCATGCCTGGCATGGAGCCCAGCGGCGACGCGCTCGACAGCTACCACCGATTCCGCGAGGACATGCAGCTGATCGCCGACGCGGGCCTCAACGCCTACCGCTTCGGGATCGAGTGGGCGCGCATCGAGCCCGTCCCTGGGCGCTTCTCGAACGCCGAGCTCGCGCACTACCGAAGGATGATCGATACGGCGGTCGAGTTGGGGCTTGCACCCGTGGTCACCCTGAGCCACTTCTCGACGCCGCGCTGGTTCGCGGAGGAGGGCGGTTGGGGGGCCCCGACGGCCGTGGCCCGCTTCGCGGCGTTCGTCGACCGGGCGACCTCGGTCCTCGACGGGGTCGAGTGGGTGGTCACGATCAACGAGCCGAACATGGCAGCGATGATGACCATGCTGCAGCAGGCGGCGAGGGCAGGACAGCTCTCGCAGTGGCAGAGCCCGACGATCGACGGGACCGCGGAGCGCGAGCGGATCGCAGCAAACCTCCCCGTGCCGGACCTGGCATCGGCCCGCCCGTTCATCGAGGCCCACCACGCCGTGCGCGACCTGGTCCGCAAGCGGACCGGTGCCCGGGTGGGCTGGTCGGTCGCCAACGGCGCGCTGACCGCCACCCCCGGGAACGAGGACAAGCTCGTCGAGGTGCGCCACCTGTGGGAGGACGTCTACCTCGATGCGTCCCGCGGAGACGACTTCATCGGGGTGCAGTCCTACACCTCGCAGCAGGTGGACGAGAACGGTCTGGTGCCCCACCCTGAGCATCCCGACAACACGCAGACCGGCGCCGCCTACCGGCCGGATGCGCTCGGCATCGCCGTCCGGCACGCAGCCGATGTCACCCGACTGCCCGTGCTGGTAACCGAGAACGGCATCGCGACAGCCGACGACACCCGCCGGATCGCGTACACGGCAGACGCGCTCCGAGGACTCGCCGGCGCCATCGCCGACGGCGTGGACGTCCGGGGCTACCTGCACTGGTCCCTGCTGGACAACTACGAGTGGGGCCACTGGAGGCCGACCTTCGGGCTGGTTGCCGCGGACAGGGAGACGTTCGTCCGGACACCGAAGCCGAGTTTGGCGTGGCTCGGCCGGGTTGCCGTCTCGGCGGGCGCCGACCTCGCCTGA
- a CDS encoding acyl-CoA-like ligand-binding transcription factor, whose protein sequence is MDDVVAGLARLGAEHPWLVRLMVYLSARAQEPGHPAHAYFRRHNAEAIRSFATLLRHRQRRGLAHPDLEPEVVARRLVAAWDGLQAQWLVEPDFDLADEISAAFRQLTGQNVMEARSAFERALA, encoded by the coding sequence ATGGACGACGTCGTCGCCGGTCTTGCGCGACTCGGAGCCGAGCACCCGTGGCTGGTGCGCCTGATGGTGTACCTGAGTGCGCGAGCGCAGGAGCCGGGTCACCCCGCGCACGCGTACTTCCGAAGGCACAACGCGGAGGCCATCCGCTCCTTCGCCACACTGCTGCGGCACCGGCAGCGCCGCGGACTCGCCCATCCCGATCTCGAGCCAGAGGTTGTCGCACGCCGGCTGGTCGCGGCATGGGACGGCCTGCAGGCGCAGTGGCTCGTCGAGCCTGACTTCGATCTGGCGGACGAGATCAGCGCGGCCTTCCGGCAGCTCACCGGTCAGAACGTGATGGAGGCGAGGTCCGCGTTCGAACGGGCGCTCGCCTGA
- a CDS encoding glycoside hydrolase family 78 protein yields the protein MSHAWQAGFIAGPEPSAGGDPAGYFRREFSVGDHLRRATLHVTALGVVEPWVNGARVGDEVLAPGWTSYRHRVLVSGYDVTGLVAEGANAVGAVVGEGWAVGALTWENRRHNYVDRPALWMQLELEYPDHVELVTSDEQFRVGTGAVRSNGIYAGEDYDARLEPVDWTRAGFDDDGWNAASRVAWDLGALQAHPGPPIRRIEELAPTEIRTGPVGETIVDFGQNISGWVRIRVSGASGDTVTLRHAECLSPSGALETETNRSAAATDRYTLRGGGVEIWEPRTTFHGFRYVEVSGWPGEVAADDLRAVVVHSDMARTGWFECSDPLVNRLHENAVWSMRDNFVGIPTDCPQRDERLGWTGDINAFAPAASFLYDVRGVLGSWLQDVAAEQTASGTVPWTVPDVLPTPSSPTAVWSDVAISLPWALYQEYGDLDALRASYPSMVALMAQIEGALDSRDLWSAGFQFGDWLDPDAPADNPAGGKTDSHLVAAAYLCRTTQELSEAATVLGEVADATRYEDLARRVRTAFRREYITESGRVSGESATAYALAIMFGIVEGGQRDKAGERLAELVTTAGHHISTGFAGTPLVTEALSCTGHLADAYELLLQRECPSFLYPVTQGATTIWERWDSILPDGTLNSTGMTSLNHYALGAVVDWLHRVVGGLQRQEPGWRRIRIAPQPGGGLISARAVHETVLGRVVCDWRVVDGRVCVEVVVPDGATAEVVLPLHPEALIEQLGGGRYSWEYAAPGGYGETVELTMDTPIKEIQKQPEVWTEVVAVMRAYFPGVPIDAAGSHLAEAPLSAVVNRLPGAAEDFGRDLAAALATGARHVAQVAPGGRGATGFPEGEVSDHAAS from the coding sequence ATGTCCCATGCATGGCAGGCCGGTTTCATCGCCGGCCCCGAGCCGTCCGCCGGAGGCGATCCGGCCGGGTACTTCCGCCGCGAGTTCTCCGTCGGCGACCACCTCCGGCGCGCGACCTTGCACGTCACCGCCCTCGGTGTCGTCGAACCGTGGGTCAACGGCGCGCGTGTAGGCGACGAGGTGCTGGCGCCGGGATGGACCTCCTATCGGCACCGCGTACTGGTCAGCGGCTACGACGTGACAGGGCTGGTCGCCGAGGGAGCGAACGCCGTGGGTGCCGTGGTCGGCGAAGGCTGGGCGGTCGGGGCGTTGACCTGGGAGAACCGTCGTCACAACTATGTCGACCGACCCGCGCTCTGGATGCAGCTCGAGCTGGAATACCCCGACCACGTGGAGCTCGTCACGTCCGACGAGCAGTTCCGTGTGGGCACCGGAGCAGTGCGGAGCAACGGGATCTACGCAGGCGAGGACTACGACGCCCGGCTCGAGCCGGTGGATTGGACTCGGGCTGGCTTTGACGACGACGGGTGGAACGCGGCTTCCCGGGTCGCGTGGGACCTCGGTGCCTTGCAGGCCCACCCAGGACCGCCGATCCGGCGGATCGAGGAGCTCGCGCCTACGGAGATCCGCACCGGTCCCGTCGGTGAGACGATTGTCGACTTCGGCCAGAACATCTCGGGCTGGGTCCGCATCCGCGTCAGCGGCGCCTCGGGCGACACCGTGACCCTCCGGCACGCGGAGTGCCTGAGCCCGTCGGGAGCGCTGGAGACCGAGACGAACCGATCCGCCGCCGCGACCGATCGCTACACGCTGCGAGGCGGGGGCGTCGAGATCTGGGAGCCGCGGACGACGTTCCACGGTTTCCGCTATGTCGAGGTGAGCGGCTGGCCGGGTGAGGTCGCGGCTGACGACCTCCGTGCCGTGGTCGTGCACAGCGACATGGCGCGCACCGGTTGGTTCGAGTGCTCCGACCCGCTGGTGAACCGCCTGCACGAGAACGCGGTGTGGTCGATGCGCGACAACTTCGTCGGCATCCCTACCGACTGCCCGCAGCGTGACGAGCGGCTCGGCTGGACAGGTGACATCAACGCGTTCGCCCCTGCAGCGAGCTTCCTGTACGACGTCCGAGGCGTGCTGGGCTCCTGGCTCCAGGATGTGGCAGCCGAGCAGACGGCGTCCGGCACGGTGCCGTGGACCGTCCCGGACGTGCTGCCCACGCCGTCATCGCCCACGGCAGTATGGAGCGACGTCGCGATCAGCCTTCCCTGGGCGCTGTACCAGGAGTACGGCGACCTCGATGCTCTGCGCGCCAGCTACCCGTCGATGGTCGCGCTGATGGCCCAGATCGAGGGTGCGCTCGACAGTCGGGACCTGTGGAGCGCCGGTTTCCAGTTCGGCGACTGGCTCGATCCGGACGCACCGGCCGACAACCCCGCCGGTGGCAAGACCGACTCCCACCTGGTCGCCGCCGCCTATCTGTGCCGGACCACCCAGGAGCTGTCCGAGGCCGCCACCGTGCTGGGCGAGGTCGCCGACGCGACGCGCTATGAGGACCTCGCGCGGCGGGTCCGGACTGCCTTTCGGCGTGAGTACATCACCGAGTCTGGCCGGGTCAGCGGTGAGTCGGCCACCGCGTACGCGCTCGCCATCATGTTCGGCATCGTCGAGGGCGGGCAGCGCGACAAGGCGGGGGAGCGGCTCGCGGAACTGGTGACCACCGCCGGACACCACATCTCGACGGGGTTCGCCGGCACGCCGTTGGTCACCGAGGCGCTCTCGTGCACCGGGCACCTCGCCGATGCCTACGAGCTGCTGCTGCAGCGAGAGTGCCCGTCGTTCCTCTACCCGGTCACGCAGGGCGCCACGACGATCTGGGAGCGCTGGGACTCGATCCTCCCGGACGGCACGCTGAACTCGACCGGCATGACGTCGCTCAACCACTACGCCCTCGGCGCCGTGGTCGACTGGTTGCACCGGGTCGTCGGTGGTCTGCAGCGCCAGGAGCCGGGATGGCGGCGGATCCGGATCGCGCCGCAGCCCGGTGGCGGGTTGATATCGGCGCGCGCCGTGCACGAGACCGTTCTCGGTCGGGTGGTCTGCGATTGGCGTGTGGTGGATGGGCGCGTGTGCGTCGAGGTGGTCGTGCCGGACGGTGCGACCGCCGAGGTCGTGCTGCCACTTCATCCCGAGGCCCTGATCGAGCAGCTCGGCGGCGGCCGGTACTCCTGGGAGTACGCAGCCCCCGGGGGGTACGGCGAGACGGTGGAGCTCACGATGGACACGCCGATCAAGGAGATCCAGAAGCAGCCCGAGGTCTGGACCGAGGTCGTCGCGGTGATGCGCGCCTACTTTCCCGGGGTGCCCATCGACGCAGCAGGGTCGCACCTCGCGGAGGCGCCGCTGTCCGCAGTCGTGAACCGGCTACCCGGCGCCGCGGAGGACTTCGGTCGTGATCTGGCGGCCGCGCTCGCGACAGGCGCGAGACACGTCGCGCAAGTAGCCCCCGGAGGTCGCGGAGCCACCGGCTTCCCCGAGGGAGAGGTGAGTGATCATGCAGCATCATGA
- a CDS encoding nucleotidyltransferase domain-containing protein, which produces MQHHEAALSAFVTEVSGLPSALAVVLVGSVARGLERPDSDVDVYLVVTDEELERAVRERAVGYTRDELTDDDVYVDVKLASPTYLHAVAERGSEPARASFVGARIAWSRLEELPALLDATRAVPRDQWDDRVLSFTAEARIYGGYFLPQAAASQDAYLLHWAAVHLVGSACRALLAHAHVTFAGAKYLRSSVEEIEGLPDGLLQLIDRLLDEPTPELGIELMRRVEGVVRAPLGMSETIGQFVVDNELCWWTGLPAPEAL; this is translated from the coding sequence ATGCAGCATCATGAGGCGGCGCTGAGCGCGTTCGTCACCGAGGTGTCCGGCCTGCCATCCGCTCTGGCGGTCGTTCTCGTCGGATCCGTGGCGCGCGGCCTCGAGCGACCGGACTCGGATGTGGATGTCTACCTGGTGGTGACGGACGAGGAGCTCGAGCGCGCGGTCAGGGAGCGAGCCGTCGGCTACACACGCGACGAGCTCACGGATGACGACGTCTACGTCGACGTCAAGCTCGCGAGCCCGACGTACCTGCATGCGGTCGCCGAGCGCGGGTCCGAGCCGGCGCGCGCTTCCTTCGTCGGAGCGCGCATCGCGTGGTCGAGGCTCGAGGAGCTCCCTGCGCTGCTCGACGCGACCCGCGCCGTCCCGCGTGACCAGTGGGATGACCGCGTGCTGTCTTTCACCGCCGAGGCCCGCATCTACGGCGGGTACTTCTTGCCGCAGGCCGCAGCATCGCAGGACGCCTATCTGCTGCACTGGGCGGCGGTGCACCTGGTCGGGTCCGCGTGCCGCGCGCTGCTGGCGCACGCCCACGTGACGTTCGCCGGGGCGAAGTACCTCCGGTCGTCGGTCGAGGAGATCGAGGGTCTGCCGGACGGGCTCCTCCAGCTGATCGACCGCCTGCTCGACGAGCCGACGCCGGAGCTCGGGATCGAGCTGATGCGACGGGTCGAGGGCGTCGTCCGCGCGCCTCTGGGCATGTCCGAGACGATCGGGCAGTTCGTCGTCGACAACGAGCTGTGCTGGTGGACCGGGTTGCCTGCCCCCGAAGCACTGTGA
- a CDS encoding family 43 glycosylhydrolase, giving the protein MAHPYDSILPGQVWLDTDGNRIQAHGGSIIEVDGVFYWYGENKERTTPGSGLWHWGVRAYASTDLYNWQDRGLIIPPVLEDITSPLHPAQKMDRPHIVFNERTGQFVCWIKVMGEDDQHTQASTVLTADSFLGPYETVRTGLRPLGMDAGDFDLVVDPGTKKAYYYFEKVHTDLVCAELTDDYTDVSGAHTLHFPHPGPPFTREAPAHFERDGRHYLVTSSTTGYFPNPSEIAVADDYHGPWTVLGNPHPGDQSRTSFRSQISSVFHHPSRRDLYIALADRWLPQLPQEMPNVFDVVAAMARGESEPRSGDGGAAVAAGLGENTAVADYVWLPIRFDGDVPIIEWVDEWRVEDFD; this is encoded by the coding sequence GTGGCACATCCGTACGACTCGATCCTGCCCGGTCAGGTCTGGCTCGACACGGACGGCAACCGGATCCAGGCTCACGGCGGCTCGATCATCGAAGTCGACGGAGTCTTCTACTGGTACGGAGAGAACAAGGAGCGCACGACCCCCGGCAGCGGCCTCTGGCACTGGGGTGTGCGCGCCTACGCCTCTACCGACCTGTACAACTGGCAGGACAGGGGCCTGATCATCCCGCCGGTCCTGGAGGACATCACCTCGCCACTCCACCCAGCCCAGAAGATGGACCGACCGCACATCGTCTTCAACGAGCGCACCGGGCAGTTTGTCTGCTGGATCAAGGTCATGGGCGAGGACGACCAGCACACCCAGGCGTCGACCGTGCTCACGGCCGACTCGTTCCTCGGACCGTACGAGACGGTCCGCACCGGCCTGCGTCCGTTGGGAATGGACGCCGGTGACTTCGACCTGGTGGTGGACCCTGGCACCAAGAAGGCGTACTACTACTTCGAGAAGGTGCACACGGATCTCGTCTGCGCGGAACTCACCGACGACTACACGGATGTCTCGGGAGCGCACACCCTGCACTTCCCACACCCGGGGCCGCCATTCACCCGGGAGGCACCGGCGCACTTCGAGCGCGATGGCCGGCACTACCTGGTGACGTCCTCCACGACCGGGTACTTCCCCAACCCCTCAGAGATCGCGGTCGCAGACGACTATCACGGTCCGTGGACGGTGTTGGGCAACCCGCACCCCGGGGACCAGTCCCGCACCTCCTTTCGATCGCAGATCAGCTCGGTCTTCCACCACCCCTCTCGGCGCGACCTCTACATCGCTCTGGCCGACCGCTGGCTCCCGCAGCTCCCCCAGGAGATGCCGAATGTGTTCGACGTGGTGGCAGCAATGGCTCGCGGCGAGTCTGAGCCCCGCTCCGGTGACGGCGGTGCGGCCGTAGCCGCTGGGTTGGGCGAGAACACCGCGGTCGCGGACTACGTGTGGCTGCCGATTCGCTTCGACGGCGACGTGCCGATCATCGAGTGGGTCGACGAGTGGCGCGTCGAAGACTTCGACTGA
- a CDS encoding glycoside hydrolase family 2 protein yields the protein MTSLPGLAAVSARREDFNRGWAFRRKVTAFQELGGADGAPWTEVTLPHDALVGGPRSADVPGGETSGYFVGGVFEYRASYVAPETDRGSQVHLEFDGVYRDAMVYVNGALAGQNAFGYSRFLVRIDPFLRFGADNEIRVACRSHVDSRWYTGAGIYRDVHLVVKPSVHIALDGVRVTTPDVDRLRALVEVAVDLENAGPVTAGMRLDTVILDAAGGRVAFDSQPVTLLPGDVLVARSRISVPSPALWSAEDPALHRAVVELRDGETVVDVQEVTFGVRTLQVDAEHGLRVNGEPVALRGACIHGDNGPLGAAAIGRAEERKIELLKRAGFNAIRSSHHPASPALLDACDRIGMYVMDETFDMWTSGKTDFDYASDFAQWWERDVEAMVAKDRNHPSVIFYSIGNEIPELGSGAGGRWSRLIAQKVRELDPTRLVTNGVNGFVAVLDSVLDGMQQRRAAAAEAGPGDDRAEGAGVNGMMTAMGQFMDQLQASPMVTARTEESYAALDVAGMNYGEARYEGDRELFPNRVIVGTETWPAQIDRNWDLVTRLPHVIGDFTWTGMDYLGETGIGVVRYADEVGGGSGFSTGYPGLTAGCGDLDITGSARTLSAYRQTVFGLRSQPAIAVHRPANRDRPVAVSTPWSWSDTVESWTWPGFEGRTVQVDVYSDADEVELQVNGAPAGRAKVGESKAFVAEVDVTYQPGELTAVALRDGVEISRASLRSASEVVQLSVVPDRAQLTAESSDLAFVDIALTDENGRLQVWAERVVHVSVTGSGVLQGLGSGAPVTEESFTDPQRRTYDGRALAVVRPTGRGGITVVVSAAGCAPVSIELHVA from the coding sequence ATGACGAGCCTGCCGGGCTTGGCCGCCGTCTCGGCGCGCCGCGAGGACTTCAACCGAGGCTGGGCCTTCCGTCGCAAGGTCACCGCCTTTCAGGAGCTCGGCGGGGCTGACGGTGCACCGTGGACCGAGGTCACGCTGCCGCACGACGCGCTCGTCGGGGGGCCTCGTTCGGCCGACGTCCCGGGCGGGGAGACCTCGGGCTACTTCGTGGGCGGGGTCTTCGAGTACCGGGCCTCCTATGTCGCTCCGGAGACCGACCGCGGCAGCCAGGTCCACCTGGAGTTCGACGGCGTGTACCGCGACGCGATGGTGTACGTGAACGGCGCCCTGGCGGGCCAGAACGCCTTCGGCTACTCCAGGTTCCTCGTGCGTATCGATCCCTTCCTCAGGTTTGGTGCGGACAACGAGATCCGCGTCGCTTGCCGTTCGCACGTCGACAGCCGCTGGTACACCGGGGCCGGGATCTACCGCGACGTCCACCTCGTGGTCAAGCCCTCGGTGCACATCGCGCTGGACGGCGTCCGGGTGACCACGCCGGACGTCGACCGGCTTCGTGCGCTCGTGGAGGTGGCGGTCGATCTCGAGAACGCGGGTCCGGTCACCGCCGGAATGCGGCTCGACACCGTCATCCTGGATGCCGCGGGTGGCCGGGTCGCGTTCGACAGCCAGCCCGTGACGCTCCTACCCGGTGACGTGCTGGTTGCTCGGAGCCGCATCTCGGTCCCGTCACCCGCCTTGTGGAGCGCCGAGGACCCGGCGCTGCACCGCGCGGTGGTCGAGCTTCGTGACGGCGAGACAGTCGTGGACGTTCAGGAGGTGACCTTCGGCGTCCGCACCCTGCAGGTCGACGCGGAGCACGGACTGCGCGTCAACGGTGAACCTGTGGCACTGCGCGGTGCGTGCATCCACGGTGACAACGGCCCGCTGGGAGCCGCCGCGATCGGGCGCGCCGAGGAGCGCAAGATCGAGCTCCTGAAGCGCGCCGGGTTCAACGCGATCCGCAGTTCGCACCACCCGGCGAGCCCCGCGCTGCTCGACGCGTGCGACCGGATCGGCATGTACGTGATGGACGAGACGTTCGACATGTGGACGTCCGGGAAGACGGACTTCGACTACGCGTCGGACTTCGCGCAGTGGTGGGAGCGGGACGTCGAGGCGATGGTCGCCAAGGACCGCAACCACCCGTCGGTCATCTTCTACTCGATCGGGAACGAGATCCCCGAGCTGGGGTCCGGAGCCGGCGGCCGCTGGAGCCGACTGATCGCCCAGAAGGTGCGGGAGCTCGATCCGACGCGCCTGGTCACCAACGGTGTGAACGGGTTCGTCGCCGTGCTCGACTCGGTGTTGGACGGCATGCAGCAGCGCCGGGCTGCGGCTGCGGAAGCGGGCCCCGGCGACGATCGGGCCGAGGGCGCTGGCGTCAACGGGATGATGACCGCGATGGGTCAGTTCATGGACCAGCTCCAGGCCTCGCCGATGGTCACGGCCCGGACGGAGGAGTCCTACGCGGCCCTGGACGTCGCAGGAATGAACTACGGCGAGGCGCGCTACGAGGGTGACAGGGAGCTCTTCCCGAACCGCGTGATCGTCGGCACCGAGACCTGGCCTGCGCAGATCGACCGCAACTGGGACCTTGTCACCCGGCTCCCGCACGTCATCGGTGACTTCACCTGGACCGGGATGGACTACCTGGGAGAGACCGGCATTGGCGTGGTCCGCTACGCCGACGAGGTCGGCGGAGGCTCCGGGTTCTCCACCGGGTACCCCGGCCTCACCGCCGGATGCGGCGACCTGGACATCACGGGGAGTGCTCGGACGTTGTCGGCCTACCGGCAGACTGTCTTCGGGCTCCGGTCGCAGCCGGCCATCGCCGTGCACAGACCCGCGAACCGCGACCGCCCGGTGGCCGTGTCCACGCCATGGTCGTGGAGCGACACGGTGGAGAGCTGGACCTGGCCCGGCTTCGAGGGTCGCACGGTCCAGGTCGACGTCTACAGCGACGCCGACGAGGTCGAGCTGCAGGTGAACGGAGCACCGGCCGGGCGAGCAAAGGTCGGGGAGAGCAAGGCCTTTGTGGCCGAGGTCGACGTGACCTACCAGCCAGGCGAGCTCACCGCTGTCGCTCTGCGCGACGGGGTGGAGATCTCGAGAGCCTCCCTGCGCTCGGCCTCAGAGGTCGTGCAGCTCTCGGTCGTGCCCGACCGCGCGCAGCTCACGGCGGAGTCGAGCGACCTCGCGTTCGTCGACATCGCCCTGACCGACGAGAACGGTCGGCTCCAGGTCTGGGCCGAGCGGGTCGTGCACGTGTCCGTGACCGGCTCCGGTGTGCTCCAGGGTCTCGGCAGCGGGGCCCCGGTCACCGAGGAGAGCTTCACCGACCCCCAGCGACGGACCTATGACGGTCGAGCGCTCGCCGTGGTCAGGCCGACCGGCCGCGGCGGGATCACCGTCGTGGTGTCTGCCGCCGGCTGCGCGCCTGTGTCGATCGAGCTCCACGTGGCCTGA